The following coding sequences lie in one Myxococcus xanthus genomic window:
- a CDS encoding ATP-dependent helicase HrpB codes for MAGVSAAQVAQQKLQDQGAQQTNKQGASKFDGVLADKAQGAGQVDAAQQVNKAQAAQATQRTDAVRQVETVNKTEKAALNKVHGAQESVTTKAAEPVTAKAEASKSSKAGDMMTQIVGDLEKGQVNLEHIIKQASSGKAFSNAELLSLQASMYQYTQQLDLTSKVVEKATTGLKDVVKTQV; via the coding sequence ATGGCCGGAGTCTCCGCGGCGCAGGTCGCCCAGCAGAAGCTGCAGGATCAGGGCGCTCAGCAGACGAACAAGCAGGGCGCGTCGAAGTTCGACGGAGTTCTCGCTGACAAGGCGCAGGGCGCCGGTCAGGTGGACGCCGCCCAGCAGGTGAACAAGGCCCAGGCGGCGCAGGCCACCCAGCGCACGGATGCCGTGCGTCAGGTGGAGACCGTCAACAAGACGGAGAAGGCCGCCCTCAACAAGGTGCACGGCGCCCAGGAGTCGGTGACGACCAAGGCGGCGGAGCCGGTGACGGCCAAGGCCGAGGCGTCCAAGTCGTCCAAGGCGGGCGACATGATGACGCAGATTGTCGGTGACCTGGAGAAGGGCCAGGTCAACCTGGAGCACATCATCAAGCAGGCCTCCAGCGGCAAGGCGTTCTCCAACGCGGAGCTGCTGTCGCTCCAGGCCTCCATGTACCAGTACACGCAGCAGCTGGACCTAACGAGCAAGGTCGTGGAGAAGGCGACCACCGGCCTGAAGGACGTCGTCAAGACCCAGGTGTAG
- a CDS encoding flagellar assembly protein FliH, producing MPPYRLQALQDMRARAKEEAEQAFSSAIKALEKEKAELQRLIDDLEQRKRERKAKVAAYLKEVMFKGAGINGMNMMNRFEERLKDEEAQVALEVERQREAVKVAERLVEQRRREMAEAAKELKAIEKHRENWQKQVKYERQQREELNQEEIGNALFLARQRK from the coding sequence ATGCCCCCGTACCGGTTGCAGGCCCTGCAGGACATGCGCGCCCGGGCCAAGGAAGAGGCGGAGCAGGCCTTTTCCTCCGCCATCAAGGCGCTGGAGAAGGAGAAGGCGGAGCTCCAGCGTCTCATCGACGACCTGGAGCAGCGCAAGCGTGAGCGCAAGGCGAAGGTGGCCGCCTACCTGAAGGAGGTCATGTTCAAGGGGGCCGGCATCAACGGCATGAACATGATGAACCGCTTCGAGGAGCGCCTGAAGGACGAAGAGGCGCAGGTGGCGCTGGAGGTGGAGCGCCAGCGGGAGGCCGTCAAGGTGGCCGAACGGCTGGTGGAGCAGCGCCGGCGGGAGATGGCCGAGGCGGCGAAGGAGCTGAAGGCCATCGAGAAGCACCGAGAGAACTGGCAGAAGCAGGTGAAGTACGAGCGACAGCAGCGTGAGGAACTGAACCAGGAGGAGATTGGCAACGCCTTGTTCCTGGCGCGCCAGCGCAAGTAA
- the fliQ gene encoding flagellar biosynthesis protein FliQ, translating to MNQLTFITQEALFLVLVASAPPVLMSLLVGFIISLFQATTQIQEQTLTFAPKVVAVFGVLALAGPWIGSQLVRFTFHVFDRFPALIK from the coding sequence ATGAATCAGCTCACGTTCATCACTCAGGAGGCCCTGTTCCTGGTGCTCGTCGCGTCGGCGCCGCCGGTGCTGATGAGCCTGTTGGTGGGGTTCATCATCTCCCTGTTCCAGGCCACCACGCAGATCCAGGAGCAGACGCTCACCTTCGCGCCGAAGGTCGTCGCCGTGTTCGGCGTCCTCGCGTTGGCCGGTCCCTGGATTGGAAGCCAGTTGGTGCGCTTCACGTTCCACGTCTTCGACAGGTTCCCCGCGCTCATCAAATGA
- a CDS encoding FliH/SctL family protein, producing MAIGKVIRGDGTAEPAHAPERPVLRPPRAGVMNAEVFEARQGASAILEEAQREKERILAEAQREREELLAKTREQGRQEGLAQATEIILRAKMQAGEVLTGHEQDVIALSLKVAEKIIGRSLEKDPELMVELCAAAIENLRSARSMILRVHPKTAAVLRAKKPVLMELIGRAVDLAIKEDPEVAPVGCIVQTEFGTVDAQLPTQLEMLQNVLLPDTARKEGPA from the coding sequence ATGGCGATCGGCAAGGTGATTCGAGGTGATGGGACGGCGGAGCCGGCGCACGCGCCCGAGCGTCCCGTGCTGCGGCCTCCCCGCGCGGGGGTGATGAACGCCGAGGTCTTCGAGGCCCGTCAGGGCGCGTCGGCCATCCTGGAGGAGGCGCAGCGCGAGAAGGAGCGCATCCTCGCGGAGGCGCAGCGCGAGCGCGAGGAGCTCCTCGCCAAGACGCGTGAGCAGGGCCGTCAGGAAGGCCTGGCGCAGGCCACCGAAATCATCCTTCGCGCGAAGATGCAGGCGGGGGAGGTGCTGACCGGCCACGAGCAGGACGTCATCGCGCTGTCGCTCAAGGTGGCGGAGAAGATCATCGGCCGGAGCCTGGAGAAGGACCCGGAGCTGATGGTGGAGCTGTGCGCCGCGGCCATCGAGAACCTGCGCAGCGCCCGCTCCATGATTCTGCGGGTCCACCCGAAGACGGCCGCCGTGCTCCGCGCGAAGAAGCCGGTCCTCATGGAGCTCATCGGCCGCGCGGTGGACCTGGCCATCAAGGAGGACCCCGAGGTGGCCCCCGTGGGCTGCATCGTCCAGACGGAGTTCGGCACGGTGGACGCACAGCTTCCCACGCAGCTGGAGATGCTCCAGAACGTCCTGTTGCCGGACACCGCGCGCAAGGAAGGGCCGGCTTGA
- the sctN gene encoding type III secretion system ATPase SctN — translation MAIDLSRYFDLIKEAQVVRVRGRVTELTGLIIKASVPNVRVGELVLIKSRNRGAVKAEVVGFQGDEVMLMPLGELHGIGPDSEVIPTGKPLSIKCGEALLGRVLNGIGEPMDGHPLPEEGLIDWSVDRDCPDPFTRQRIERPLPLGVRCIDGLLTVGEGQRVGLFAGSGVGKSTLMGQIARNTKADLCVVALIGERGREVREFIEDAMGEEGMKRSVLVCATSDQPSLVRLRAAYVATAIAEYFRERGGNVLFMLDTVTRLARAQREIGLAVGEPPARQGYPPSVFSMLPRILERTGNSEKGKCTAIYTCLVAGGDMEEPIADEVRGILDGHFILNRALGERNQWPAMDVLASLSRVMSGIVSKDHKKAAGRLRELLSTYEKQRDLILLGAYQYGTDPRTDQAIDKYDAIIDFLKQDTHSNSGFEETVEQLIALFDE, via the coding sequence ATGGCCATTGACCTCTCGCGGTACTTCGACCTCATCAAGGAAGCCCAGGTCGTGCGCGTGCGCGGCCGCGTCACGGAGCTGACGGGCCTCATCATCAAGGCCAGCGTGCCCAACGTCCGCGTGGGCGAGCTGGTGCTCATCAAGAGCCGCAACCGCGGCGCGGTGAAGGCGGAGGTGGTGGGCTTCCAGGGGGATGAGGTGATGCTCATGCCCCTGGGCGAGCTGCACGGCATCGGTCCGGACAGCGAGGTCATCCCCACCGGCAAGCCGCTGAGCATCAAGTGCGGAGAGGCGCTGCTGGGCCGCGTGCTCAACGGCATCGGCGAGCCCATGGACGGCCACCCGTTGCCGGAGGAGGGCCTCATCGACTGGTCCGTGGACCGCGACTGCCCGGACCCCTTCACCCGCCAGCGCATCGAGCGGCCACTGCCCCTGGGCGTGCGCTGCATCGACGGGCTGCTCACGGTGGGGGAGGGCCAGCGCGTGGGCCTCTTCGCCGGCTCCGGCGTCGGTAAGTCCACGCTGATGGGGCAGATTGCCCGGAACACCAAAGCGGACCTCTGTGTGGTGGCGCTCATCGGCGAGCGTGGCCGCGAAGTCCGTGAGTTCATCGAAGACGCCATGGGCGAGGAGGGCATGAAGCGCTCCGTGCTGGTGTGCGCCACCTCCGACCAGCCCAGCCTCGTGCGTCTGCGCGCGGCCTATGTCGCCACCGCCATCGCCGAATACTTCCGCGAGCGCGGCGGCAACGTGCTCTTCATGCTGGATACGGTGACGCGTCTGGCGCGTGCCCAGCGTGAGATTGGCCTCGCCGTGGGTGAGCCCCCGGCCCGTCAAGGTTACCCGCCGAGCGTGTTCTCCATGCTGCCGCGCATCCTGGAGCGCACGGGCAACTCGGAGAAGGGCAAGTGCACCGCCATCTACACCTGCCTCGTGGCCGGCGGTGACATGGAAGAGCCCATCGCCGACGAGGTCCGCGGTATTCTCGACGGCCACTTCATCCTCAACCGTGCCCTGGGTGAGCGCAACCAGTGGCCCGCGATGGACGTGCTCGCCAGCCTCAGCCGCGTGATGAGCGGCATCGTCTCCAAGGACCACAAGAAGGCGGCGGGACGGCTGCGCGAATTGCTCTCCACGTATGAGAAGCAGCGCGACCTCATCCTCCTGGGGGCCTACCAGTACGGGACGGATCCCCGCACGGATCAGGCCATCGACAAGTACGACGCCATCATCGACTTCCTCAAGCAGGACACCCACTCCAACTCCGGGTTCGAGGAGACGGTGGAGCAGCTGATCGCCCTGTTCGACGAGTAA
- a CDS encoding type III secretion protein, with amino-acid sequence MIRRPHAFAASLLALLFLTGCHIELQHALSEADANEIYVLLSKNGINAKKEKEEGGNEVRFMITVPKADAAQAAELLKLNSLPRPVEKGLAHFAKGSMVPTATEERAMLLKAMGGEVSNALNQIDGVLEARAIVMIPENNDLTQPENKPMPSASVFIKYRPGEGGKPPIDTAVVQQFAATAVPELKASAVTVLMTQALPPSAETDSESRLQDVLGLRMTAASASQFKVMFAGAFALVLAMLGLTAWTFMRGGSSSAPATRSGARARGRPPEA; translated from the coding sequence ATGATTCGCCGACCGCACGCGTTTGCCGCCTCGCTTCTTGCCCTTCTCTTCCTGACGGGCTGCCACATCGAACTCCAGCACGCGCTGAGCGAAGCGGACGCCAACGAAATCTACGTCCTGCTCAGCAAGAACGGCATCAACGCCAAGAAGGAAAAGGAAGAAGGCGGCAACGAGGTGCGGTTCATGATCACCGTGCCCAAGGCGGATGCCGCGCAGGCGGCGGAGCTGCTCAAGCTCAATTCGCTGCCGCGGCCGGTGGAGAAGGGCCTGGCCCATTTCGCCAAGGGCAGCATGGTGCCCACCGCGACGGAGGAGCGCGCCATGCTCCTCAAGGCGATGGGCGGCGAGGTCTCCAATGCGCTGAATCAGATCGACGGCGTGCTGGAAGCGCGCGCCATCGTGATGATTCCGGAGAACAACGACCTCACGCAGCCGGAGAACAAGCCGATGCCGTCCGCGTCGGTGTTCATCAAGTACCGCCCGGGCGAGGGTGGCAAGCCGCCCATCGACACCGCCGTGGTGCAGCAGTTCGCGGCCACCGCGGTGCCGGAGCTGAAGGCCAGCGCGGTGACGGTGCTGATGACGCAGGCACTGCCGCCGTCGGCGGAGACGGACTCGGAGAGCCGCCTGCAGGACGTGCTGGGGCTGCGCATGACGGCGGCCAGCGCCAGCCAGTTCAAGGTGATGTTCGCGGGCGCCTTCGCGCTGGTGCTGGCGATGCTGGGCCTGACGGCGTGGACCTTCATGCGCGGCGGCTCCAGCAGCGCCCCGGCCACGCGCTCTGGAGCGCGTGCCCGCGGTCGTCCTCCCGAGGCCTGA
- a CDS encoding flagellar biosynthetic protein FliO: MRLLLGAALVFAPPAAMAQAPSTSAPAAATVNPVVPPAALAQPPAPAVASPATPAPAAEKADPKADVELLEADRALDAELSARESAKAARSGAGGDTLSESEETDSLGWTLVRTLLVLGVVVASIYLTLNVGLRKLMGLQGAAAGRQPLVSVVERLPLDQRRSLFVVKAADEYLLLGGGEGGLQLLSKLDVEAVERIRAQRPQTNAVPLSPFLQKLLSRRSGGPPSQPPGS; this comes from the coding sequence ATGCGCCTGTTGCTTGGTGCCGCGCTGGTGTTCGCGCCGCCCGCCGCCATGGCCCAGGCTCCGTCCACGTCCGCGCCAGCCGCAGCCACCGTGAATCCGGTGGTGCCCCCCGCGGCACTGGCCCAGCCTCCGGCACCAGCGGTTGCTTCGCCCGCGACGCCAGCACCGGCCGCGGAGAAGGCGGACCCCAAGGCCGACGTCGAGTTGCTGGAAGCGGACCGGGCCCTTGACGCGGAGCTGTCTGCTCGCGAGTCCGCGAAGGCGGCCCGGAGCGGCGCGGGCGGGGACACCCTGTCGGAGTCCGAGGAAACGGACAGCCTGGGCTGGACGCTGGTGCGCACGCTGCTCGTGCTGGGCGTGGTGGTGGCGTCCATCTACCTCACGCTGAACGTGGGCCTGCGCAAGCTGATGGGGCTCCAGGGGGCGGCTGCGGGCCGTCAGCCCCTGGTCTCCGTGGTGGAGCGGCTGCCCCTGGACCAGCGCCGCAGCCTGTTCGTGGTGAAGGCCGCGGACGAATACCTGCTGTTGGGCGGCGGCGAGGGCGGCTTGCAACTGTTGTCGAAGCTGGATGTGGAGGCGGTGGAGCGCATCCGCGCGCAGCGCCCGCAGACGAATGCAGTTCCACTGAGCCCATTCCTCCAGAAGCTCCTCTCCCGCCGCAGTGGTGGCCCGCCTTCCCAGCCCCCCGGCTCCTGA
- a CDS encoding flagellar hook-length control protein FliK, whose product MSRVDDDREAARMAERLLQEKKLAEGQAKKRQEGASAFQRLMQQAQQPPPSPGPAPAQPQQQQGGLARAVLARATQQGKTFGERVQQEQQPAMKELAQPQAQAQGQAAEARGGSRASDARDARRTDEKRTSESREKDLGKAESSLGQVSSERGAAIRADADAGGGKGSGGGKDKKEGGSESIAPGFRFNPALMAPVPVAKPKDTAGSERLRALATEIAQKIVDRVRVGTNAAGNAEFQIDLRGDVLSGLSIKVSARNGKISATFSGSNREVLKQLEGASEGLRSALSGRGLRLEDVRFEAKA is encoded by the coding sequence ATGAGCCGAGTTGACGACGATCGCGAAGCAGCGCGCATGGCCGAGCGCCTCCTCCAGGAGAAGAAGCTCGCCGAGGGGCAGGCCAAGAAGCGCCAGGAGGGGGCTTCCGCCTTCCAGCGGCTGATGCAGCAGGCCCAGCAGCCGCCCCCGTCGCCGGGCCCGGCGCCCGCGCAGCCCCAGCAGCAACAGGGCGGTCTGGCGCGCGCCGTCCTCGCGCGGGCCACCCAGCAGGGCAAGACGTTTGGTGAGCGGGTGCAGCAGGAGCAGCAGCCCGCCATGAAGGAACTGGCCCAGCCGCAGGCCCAGGCGCAGGGCCAGGCCGCGGAGGCACGTGGCGGCTCACGCGCGTCGGACGCCCGGGACGCCCGGCGCACCGACGAGAAGCGGACCTCCGAGAGCCGCGAGAAGGACCTGGGCAAGGCGGAGTCCTCCCTGGGGCAGGTCAGCTCCGAGCGGGGCGCCGCCATCCGGGCGGATGCCGACGCGGGCGGCGGCAAGGGCAGTGGCGGTGGCAAGGACAAGAAGGAAGGCGGGTCGGAGTCCATCGCCCCCGGCTTCCGCTTCAACCCCGCGCTGATGGCGCCGGTGCCCGTGGCCAAGCCCAAGGACACCGCGGGCTCGGAGCGCCTGCGGGCCCTGGCCACCGAGATTGCGCAGAAGATTGTCGACCGCGTCCGCGTGGGCACCAACGCCGCGGGCAACGCGGAGTTCCAGATCGACCTGCGGGGCGACGTGCTCAGTGGCCTGTCCATCAAGGTCAGCGCCCGGAACGGGAAGATTTCGGCCACCTTCAGCGGCAGCAACCGCGAGGTGCTCAAGCAGCTCGAAGGGGCCAGCGAGGGACTGCGGTCCGCGCTCAGTGGCCGTGGGCTCCGGCTTGAAGACGTACGCTTCGAGGCGAAGGCATGA
- the sctQ gene encoding type III secretion system cytoplasmic ring protein SctQ, whose protein sequence is MSLESEDEGPGVHERTMLVDLRQLRPSRQEPPQESPASQEPPARQEPPASQERRWRPFAFRNLEKVSRAQGLLAERLRWLTPADGTSVAVAARLKELFDAEVRLTVESVQVRPMAELRRFLGDPTFLAVLAPGALQGRAVLEVELALAHVAVDLLLGGAGETVGLRPLTDIEEGVMAYVVLEGLKLLVPGLQAAVPRPRLDGVARGVDEVSARLGDDGPMLAVHLHATLGPHSGMVRLVVPAAVLDAAEPAVESTQRRARGKADLEAFASRLSAVRSWLRAEIGSAEISGQDLASLRVKDVLLLDALSARPDKGEPGTARLRVGKGTAGWAEAEVFVGEDGRYQARISDFVQGEPGHPGSADGASAEPADEEEDFTNPELDVPPELEGAALDDVSKPDGSDLLGDVPLQIAVELARVPVTAQQVVGLRTGQVLELNRGPGEPVELSVNGKVVARGELVELEGQLGVRIITLAS, encoded by the coding sequence ATGAGTCTCGAGTCCGAGGATGAAGGACCGGGCGTCCACGAGCGCACGATGCTGGTGGACCTGCGCCAGCTCCGGCCTTCGCGCCAGGAGCCTCCGCAGGAGTCCCCTGCCTCGCAGGAGCCACCCGCCAGGCAGGAGCCACCCGCCAGCCAGGAGCGGCGCTGGCGGCCCTTCGCTTTCCGGAACCTGGAGAAGGTCTCCCGGGCGCAGGGGCTGCTCGCGGAGCGCTTGCGGTGGCTGACGCCCGCGGACGGCACGTCGGTGGCCGTGGCGGCTCGGCTCAAGGAGCTGTTCGACGCGGAGGTGCGCCTGACGGTGGAGTCCGTCCAGGTGCGGCCCATGGCGGAGCTGCGGCGCTTCCTGGGCGACCCCACCTTCCTGGCGGTGCTCGCGCCCGGGGCGCTCCAGGGCCGGGCGGTGCTGGAGGTGGAGCTCGCGCTGGCGCACGTGGCGGTGGACCTGCTGCTGGGCGGCGCCGGTGAGACGGTGGGCCTGCGGCCGCTGACGGACATCGAGGAGGGCGTGATGGCCTACGTCGTCCTCGAGGGACTCAAGCTGCTGGTGCCGGGGCTACAGGCGGCGGTGCCGCGCCCCCGGTTGGACGGCGTGGCGCGGGGCGTGGACGAGGTCTCCGCGCGGCTGGGGGATGATGGCCCCATGCTGGCGGTCCACCTGCACGCGACGCTGGGACCGCACAGCGGCATGGTGCGGCTGGTGGTGCCCGCGGCGGTGCTGGACGCGGCCGAGCCGGCGGTGGAGAGCACGCAGCGGCGGGCCCGGGGGAAGGCGGACCTGGAGGCCTTCGCGAGCCGCCTGTCGGCGGTGCGCAGCTGGCTGCGCGCGGAGATTGGCTCGGCGGAGATTTCCGGCCAGGACCTGGCGAGCCTGCGGGTGAAGGACGTGCTGCTGTTGGATGCGCTGTCAGCGCGCCCGGACAAGGGCGAGCCGGGCACCGCGCGGCTGCGGGTGGGGAAGGGGACGGCGGGGTGGGCCGAGGCGGAGGTGTTCGTCGGCGAGGACGGGCGCTACCAGGCGCGCATCTCCGACTTCGTTCAGGGAGAGCCGGGCCACCCGGGCTCCGCGGACGGGGCGAGCGCGGAGCCTGCGGATGAAGAAGAGGACTTCACGAACCCGGAGTTGGACGTGCCTCCGGAACTGGAAGGGGCGGCCTTGGACGATGTGAGCAAGCCGGACGGAAGCGACCTGCTCGGAGACGTGCCCCTGCAGATTGCGGTGGAGCTGGCGCGCGTGCCTGTCACCGCGCAGCAGGTGGTGGGGCTGCGCACCGGTCAGGTCCTCGAGCTGAACCGGGGGCCGGGAGAGCCGGTGGAACTGTCCGTCAACGGCAAGGTGGTGGCCCGGGGGGAACTGGTGGAGTTGGAAGGCCAGCTCGGCGTGCGCATCATCACCCTGGCGAGCTGA
- a CDS encoding sigma-70 family RNA polymerase sigma factor, whose protein sequence is MALGDDRQVILEKYGPYVRSLAATVRKQFNAQLELDELLAYGQIGLLEAAERFDPKVGANFLTFAHYRIKGAIFDGLRKMGVLRGSDARNAFVGERAAAYLGNLSDREAGAGNRGSSFDDDVNDISDAVTGLAMVFASSIEGADTAGYTDESLPVDIRMEQEQLKTRVRAAIEKLPEKERKLLMGYYFQGRTLEEAGAEIGQSKSWASRLHARAIDRLKELLNEEEELPPSPMDARRVSHGGSDGRSLRGAGRPAEAAGSGRSADEQAGRVEVRRSSR, encoded by the coding sequence TTGGCTCTGGGCGACGACAGGCAGGTCATCCTCGAGAAGTACGGCCCCTACGTCCGGTCGCTGGCTGCGACCGTGCGCAAGCAGTTCAATGCCCAGCTGGAGCTGGATGAACTGCTGGCCTACGGCCAGATAGGCCTTCTGGAGGCCGCCGAGCGGTTCGACCCGAAGGTCGGGGCCAACTTCCTCACCTTCGCGCACTACCGCATCAAGGGCGCCATCTTCGACGGTCTTCGGAAGATGGGCGTGCTGCGCGGTTCGGACGCCCGCAACGCCTTCGTGGGAGAGCGGGCGGCGGCGTATCTGGGAAATCTTTCGGATCGTGAGGCCGGAGCAGGCAACCGCGGGAGCTCATTCGACGATGATGTGAATGACATCTCGGATGCGGTGACGGGGTTGGCGATGGTTTTCGCCAGCAGCATCGAAGGCGCGGACACGGCGGGTTACACCGACGAGTCGCTCCCCGTCGACATCCGGATGGAGCAGGAGCAGCTGAAGACGCGGGTGCGGGCGGCGATCGAGAAGCTCCCGGAGAAGGAGCGCAAGCTCCTGATGGGGTACTACTTCCAGGGAAGGACGCTGGAAGAGGCGGGAGCGGAGATAGGACAGTCGAAGAGCTGGGCGTCGCGGCTGCATGCGCGAGCAATCGACCGGCTCAAGGAACTCTTGAACGAGGAGGAGGAACTTCCTCCTTCTCCGATGGATGCAAGGAGGGTCTCACATGGCGGGTCCGATGGCCGGAGTCTCCGCGGCGCAGGTCGCCCAGCAGAAGCTGCAGGATCAGGGCGCTCAGCAGACGAACAAGCAGGGCGCGTCGAAGTTCGACGGAGTTCTCGCTGA
- a CDS encoding tetratricopeptide repeat protein gives MADTSEISNSLVPLGRQQARVLLEAGYLWLDMGHFDKAKEIFSGAAALMPRSEVPQLALGAVEFSQGRHDKALQAYRVAQRLAPQSALPRAHAGEALLFMGKVPEALKELKAAMDLDPDGDGARLAQSLIQAKEAGVLPPAKT, from the coding sequence ATGGCGGACACCTCGGAGATTTCGAACAGCCTCGTCCCACTCGGACGCCAGCAGGCCAGGGTCCTGCTGGAGGCCGGCTACCTGTGGCTCGACATGGGCCACTTCGACAAGGCGAAGGAGATCTTCTCCGGGGCGGCCGCGCTGATGCCCCGGAGCGAGGTGCCCCAGCTGGCGCTGGGCGCCGTGGAGTTCTCGCAGGGCCGTCATGACAAGGCCCTGCAGGCCTACCGCGTCGCGCAGCGCCTGGCCCCGCAGTCCGCGCTCCCGCGGGCGCACGCGGGCGAAGCGCTGCTGTTCATGGGGAAGGTTCCCGAGGCGCTCAAGGAGCTGAAGGCCGCCATGGACCTGGATCCGGACGGGGACGGTGCCCGCCTGGCGCAGTCCCTCATCCAGGCCAAGGAGGCGGGAGTCCTGCCTCCGGCGAAGACGTAG
- a CDS encoding RNA-binding protein, whose product MKKLVGVFATIAMLGTGTALANNNENKPKDSSAAQGGSGQAGQTEIQQDTTTIEREKTTTPTQPGQGGSGTMGQQANMGQKELNGRVVKAESDKIYVDMHGAVVPLEVDRSTRFSDPTLKKAKDLRPGQEIRASYEVKETKNVAKSISLSGTGGAGDPTLTPDSSINQDRDMGGSGVEKHEGTGGAGDSSTLNPDTGSNTSPDTY is encoded by the coding sequence ATGAAGAAGCTCGTTGGCGTCTTCGCCACCATCGCCATGCTCGGAACGGGTACCGCCCTGGCCAACAACAACGAGAACAAGCCGAAGGACTCCTCGGCGGCCCAGGGTGGCTCGGGCCAGGCGGGGCAGACCGAAATCCAGCAGGACACCACCACCATCGAACGCGAGAAGACCACCACGCCCACTCAGCCGGGCCAGGGCGGCTCCGGCACCATGGGCCAGCAGGCCAACATGGGCCAGAAGGAGCTCAACGGCCGCGTGGTGAAGGCGGAGAGCGACAAGATCTACGTCGACATGCACGGCGCGGTGGTCCCCCTGGAGGTTGACCGCAGCACCCGATTCAGTGACCCGACCCTGAAGAAGGCCAAGGACCTGCGCCCCGGCCAGGAGATTCGCGCCAGCTACGAGGTGAAGGAGACCAAGAACGTCGCCAAGAGCATCTCCCTCTCGGGAACGGGCGGCGCGGGTGACCCGACGCTGACGCCGGACTCGTCCATCAACCAGGACAGGGACATGGGCGGCTCCGGCGTGGAGAAGCACGAGGGCACCGGTGGCGCGGGTGATAGCAGCACCCTGAACCCGGACACGGGCTCCAATACCTCGCCCGACACGTACTGA
- the sctR gene encoding type III secretion system export apparatus subunit SctR — translation MNLPSSARSRLPRVPPWLFAAVVAVHPFAALAQKRGGAAIPDSVVNEAVNSDSFASRPLILILALAAMGLVPFALMMATSFVKISVVLSIVRSALGTQQIPPTQVITGLAIILTVYIMAPVGQQMYRAAGLDIWAKGPGVFSSETVGSMLGAANKSKEPLREWLIKKVTTKDRALFFNLAKKMRKGEDRDAVESNDFMVIIPAFVVSELKEAFQIGFLLFVPFIVIDMVVANILLALGMHMLSPTTISMPFKLLLFVLVDGWYLIAKGLVVGYL, via the coding sequence GTGAACCTCCCTTCCTCCGCCCGTTCCCGTCTCCCGCGCGTCCCGCCCTGGCTGTTCGCGGCGGTGGTCGCCGTTCATCCGTTCGCCGCGCTCGCTCAGAAGCGCGGGGGCGCGGCCATCCCCGACTCGGTGGTCAACGAGGCCGTCAACAGCGACTCGTTCGCCTCGCGCCCGCTCATCCTCATCCTGGCGCTCGCGGCCATGGGACTGGTGCCCTTCGCGTTGATGATGGCGACCAGCTTCGTGAAGATTTCGGTGGTGCTCTCCATCGTCCGCTCGGCGCTGGGCACGCAGCAGATTCCGCCCACCCAGGTCATCACCGGCCTGGCCATCATCCTCACCGTCTACATCATGGCCCCGGTGGGCCAGCAGATGTACCGCGCGGCCGGCCTGGACATCTGGGCCAAGGGCCCCGGCGTGTTCTCCTCGGAGACGGTGGGCTCGATGCTGGGCGCGGCCAACAAGTCCAAGGAGCCGCTGCGTGAGTGGCTCATCAAGAAGGTCACCACCAAGGACCGGGCGCTCTTCTTCAACCTCGCCAAGAAGATGCGCAAGGGCGAGGACCGCGACGCCGTGGAGAGCAATGACTTCATGGTCATCATCCCGGCGTTCGTGGTGTCCGAACTCAAGGAGGCCTTCCAGATAGGCTTCCTCTTGTTCGTGCCGTTCATCGTCATCGACATGGTGGTGGCCAACATCCTGCTGGCGCTCGGCATGCACATGTTGTCGCCGACCACCATCTCCATGCCGTTCAAGCTGCTGCTGTTCGTGCTCGTGGATGGCTGGTATCTCATCGCCAAGGGCCTGGTCGTCGGCTACCTGTAG